Proteins from one Mixophyes fleayi isolate aMixFle1 chromosome 9, aMixFle1.hap1, whole genome shotgun sequence genomic window:
- the LOC142100886 gene encoding protein kinase C delta type-like: protein MMVERRVLEVASGSAFLVHPYLAFQTTNHLFLGLEYASGGDFFKFLQRKGCLDITSAAFYAAEITCGVQYLHSKGIIHRDLKPDNILVAESGHLKIADFGLSIVNMFGERTATECVGTPGFIAPEMLAGEEYNAGVDWFSFGVIIKEMITGTSGYNRRRAKIPGDVAKDIINKLLCKNPSQRLGVNGNIRQHQFFMHIDWVSLEALRVAPPHVPGPPTIRTSSGVFNIDHIEREEARRSPIRAEDQELFAGFSYISPKWRTFP, encoded by the exons ATGATGGTGGAGCGCAGGGTGCTAGAAGTTGCATCTGGTAGCGCCTTCCTCGTCCATCCATATCTTGCCTTCCAGACAACG AACCACCTATTCCTGGGGTTGGAATACGCAAGTGGCGGGGACTTCTTCAAATTCTTGCAGAGGAAAGGCTGCTTGGACATCACCAGCGCAGC GTTCTATGCAGCGGAGATCACATGTGGGGTGCAATACCTGCACTCTAAGGGTATCATCCATCG AGACCTAAAGCCTGACAACATCTTGGTGGCAGAGTCCGGTCATCTAAAAATTGCCGACTTTGGTCTTTCAATAGTCAATATGTTTGGGGAGAGGACAGCCACAGAGTGCGTTGGAACTCCTGGATTTATTGCTCCAGAG ATGCTGGCAGGAGAGGAGTATAACGCCGGGGTGGATTGGTTTTCATTTGGAGTCATCATTAAGGAAATGATTACCGGAACATCTGGCTACAATCGCAGACGGGCCAAAATACCAGGGGATGTGGCTAAAGACATCATTAACAAG CTCCTGTGTAAAAATCCATCCCAGCGTTTAGGAGTCAATGGAAACATCCGCCAGCATCAGTTTTTCATGCATATAGATTGGGTCTCGCTGGAAGCCCTTAGAGTTGCTCCCCCACATGTTCCTGGCCCA CCAACCATTAGAACGAGCTCCGGAGTGTTTAATATTGACCACATTGAGAGAGAAGAGGCTCGAAGGTCACCAATAAGAGCAGAGGACCAGGAGCTTTTTGCAGGGTTTTCCTATATCAGCCCCAAGTGGAGGACCTTCCCATGA